A single window of Watersipora subatra chromosome 11, tzWatSuba1.1, whole genome shotgun sequence DNA harbors:
- the LOC137407858 gene encoding tetra-peptide repeat homeobox protein 1-like, whose protein sequence is QNVGLLDSLSTITFSNEYKCVPQVEKTEHFAIELITMPMSMPIPMPIPMTIPMPMSMPIPMPISTPIPTPMPIPTPMPIPTPMPMSMPISMTIPMPIYMPISMPIPMTTPKPMSMPISMPIPITMPIPMSMPISMTLPMPISMLIPMTIPMPMSMPISMPIPMPTYMPIYMPIPMPISMPIPMTISMTIPMTIPMPVPMPIPMPKAMPISMTIPMPIPMTIPMPMSMPISMPIPMTIPMPVPMPIPMTIPMTISCE, encoded by the exons caAAATGTTGGTCTTTTAGATAGCCTTAGCACCATCACTTTTAGCAATGAATACAAGTGTGTGCCACAAGTGGAGAAAACCGAACAT TTTGCAATCGAGCTGATTACTATGCCCATGTCTATGCCGATACCTATGCCCATACCTATGACCATACCTATGCCCATGTCTATGCCCATACCTATGCCCATATCTACGCCCATACCTACACCTATGCCCATACCTACACCTATGCCCATACCTACACCTATGCCCATGTCTATGCCCATATCTATGACCATACCTATGCCCATATATATGCCCATATCTATGCCCATACCTATGACCACACCTAAGCCCATGTCTATGCCCATATCTATGCCCATACCTATTACCATGCCTATACCCATGTCTATGCCCATATCTATGACCTTACCTATGCCCATATCTATGCTCATACCTATGACCATACCTATGCCCATGTCTATGCCCATATCGATGCCCATACCTATGCCCACATATATGCCCATATATATGCCCATACCTATGCCCATATCTATGCCCATACCTATGACCATATCTATGACAATACCTATGACCATACCTATGCCTGTACCTATGCCCATACCTATGCCCAAGGCTATGCCCATATCTATGACCATACCTATGCCCATACCTATGACCATACCTATGCCCATGTCTATGCCCATATCTATGCCCATACCTATGACCATACCTATGCCTGTACCTATGCCCATACCTATGACCATACCTATGACCATATCCTGTGAGTAA
- the LOC137408573 gene encoding achaete-scute homolog 1b-like, protein MTTLQLTNPITIAGTTYSTAQVFVVSPQRPPVKTILPKQEQANKEPAKTNLKLDCPKRRIHFSKKALTHPRPQSITRRNTRERNRVRAVNQGFVTLANHVPLHLRSKKMSKVDTLKAAMVYIQELTEALDNTDAEDDENMSCSDQEPPPLLDCSQRLCFTDSPTSTSSYSESPVFDSYSDGFSSPESSIACSPPNHQGAPPYYSQHPSYHPASLEVPIQTPYQYSHHSPLPYTQNVCNPPWPTDQNPYPAIDENCMSNEEENILDMISWMF, encoded by the exons ATGACAACTCTACAACTCACTAATCCTATTACCATAGCGGGTACAACGTACTCCACCGCCCAGGTGTTTGTTGTCTCGCCGCAGAGACCTCCGGTAAAGACTATTTTACCCAAGCAAGAGCAGGCCAACAAAGAGCCTGCAAAGACCAATCTCAAGCTAGACTGCCCAAAGAGAAGAATACATTTTAGTAAGAAGGCATTGACACACCCAAGACCCCAGTCTATCACAAGGAGGAATACTAGAGAGAGAAACAGAGTTAGAGCCGTCAACCAAG GTTTTGTGACGTTGGCCAATCATGTACCTTTGCATCTTCGAAGTAAAAAAATGAGCAAAGTCGATACGCTCAAGGCCGCCATGGTTTACATCCAAGAACTGACGGAGGCTCTCGATAACACCGATGCCGAAGATGATGAAAACATGTCTTGCTCAGATCAGGAACCTCCGCCACTCCTCGACTGCAGCCAGCGACTCTGCTTCACCGATTCTCCAACTTCCACGAGCTCTTACAGTGAAAGTCCTGTTTTCGACAGCTACAGTGACGGTTTTTCATCACCCGAGTCATCCATAGCCTGCAGCCCCCCAAACCATCAAGGAGCTCCGCCGTACTATAGTCAGCACCCGTCCTATCATCCTGCGTCATTAGAAGTACCCATCCAGACCCCTTACCAATACTCCCACCACTCTCCTCTACCCTACACTCAGAATGTTTGCAATCCACCATGGCCGACAGACCAAAACCCTTACCCTGCCATTGATGAGAACTGTATGTCAAATGAAGAAGAAAACATCCTTGATATGATCTCCTGGATGTTCTAA